A genomic stretch from Telmatocola sphagniphila includes:
- a CDS encoding RidA family protein, producing the protein MRTIIESPGAPKAIGPYSQGIKIKANELIYLSGQIPLDPVSGHVVEGGVEAQAERVLENITALLTAAGAKMTDVVKATMFLKDMNDFPKVNAIYSRYFPTNPPARSTIEVARLPRDVLVEIEVIAAL; encoded by the coding sequence ATGCGGACGATAATTGAATCCCCGGGCGCCCCCAAAGCGATTGGTCCCTATTCTCAGGGCATCAAAATCAAAGCGAATGAACTCATCTATCTCTCGGGTCAGATCCCGCTCGATCCGGTGTCGGGTCACGTGGTGGAAGGGGGCGTCGAAGCTCAGGCGGAGAGAGTACTGGAAAATATCACGGCTCTGTTGACCGCCGCTGGGGCGAAAATGACTGACGTTGTGAAGGCGACTATGTTTCTTAAGGACATGAACGATTTTCCGAAGGTGAATGCGATTTATTCCCGGTATTTTCCGACAAATCCTCCGGCCCGTTCGACGATTGAAGTGGCCCGGCTGCCTCGGGATGTACTGGTGGAAATTGAAGTGATTGCCGCCCTTTAA
- the proS gene encoding proline--tRNA ligase: MAEKKQQSSAPAKDDNKITTRAANYSEWYQDIVYRAGLAENSDVRGCMVIKPNGYAIWENMQKALDGLFKATGHVNAYFPLFIPKSFFSKEEQMAEGFAKECAVVTHYRLKSIPGQGVVVDPEAKLEEELIVRPTSETIIWNTYRNWIQSYRDLPLLINQWCNVVRWEMRTRLFLRTAEFLWQEGHTAHATQQEAEAETLQMVRVYQKFAEEWMAMPVIVGPKSEGQKFPGAIYTLCIEAMMQDGKALQAGTSHFLGQNFAKAFDVTFQNTEGKREHAWATSWGVSTRMIGGLIMTHSDDNGLVIPPRLAPTHVLICPMGRTDEERAPAIAAAEKLAAELRALPREDFFGFQPISVKLDLDFKNSPGFRFAEGELKGIPVRVELGPKDLEKQACVVARRDIPGKEGKTMGVPLTEAASRISNLLREIQANLYNRAKTFRDANIRSADSYEQFKEMIEQPGFIWAHWDGTRETEDKISEETKATIRCIPFDRPLEEGTCMVTGNPSQGRVLFARSY; encoded by the coding sequence ATGGCCGAAAAAAAACAGCAGTCCTCGGCACCCGCCAAAGATGATAACAAGATCACGACCCGGGCCGCCAATTACTCCGAATGGTATCAGGACATCGTCTATCGGGCAGGGTTGGCCGAGAATTCCGATGTTCGCGGCTGCATGGTCATCAAACCCAATGGCTATGCCATCTGGGAGAACATGCAGAAAGCGCTCGATGGCCTTTTCAAAGCGACCGGTCACGTAAATGCTTATTTCCCGCTGTTCATCCCCAAATCCTTCTTCTCCAAGGAAGAGCAGATGGCCGAGGGGTTCGCCAAGGAATGCGCGGTGGTCACGCACTACCGGCTCAAATCGATTCCGGGACAAGGTGTTGTCGTCGATCCGGAAGCCAAGCTGGAAGAGGAACTGATCGTCCGGCCCACTTCCGAAACGATTATCTGGAACACTTACCGCAACTGGATCCAAAGCTACCGCGATCTGCCTTTATTGATCAACCAGTGGTGTAACGTGGTTCGCTGGGAAATGCGAACCCGATTGTTCCTTCGAACGGCGGAGTTCCTCTGGCAGGAAGGTCATACGGCCCATGCGACCCAGCAGGAAGCGGAAGCCGAAACGCTACAGATGGTTCGCGTCTACCAGAAGTTCGCGGAAGAGTGGATGGCGATGCCCGTGATCGTCGGTCCCAAAAGCGAAGGTCAGAAATTCCCCGGGGCTATCTACACTTTGTGTATCGAGGCCATGATGCAGGATGGCAAGGCTTTGCAGGCTGGTACCAGCCACTTCCTCGGTCAGAACTTTGCCAAGGCCTTTGATGTGACCTTCCAGAACACGGAAGGAAAACGGGAACATGCCTGGGCGACCAGCTGGGGTGTCAGTACCCGCATGATTGGTGGACTGATCATGACGCACTCCGACGATAATGGCTTGGTTATTCCGCCCCGGTTGGCTCCGACACATGTGTTGATTTGCCCCATGGGTCGAACCGACGAAGAGCGGGCTCCGGCAATTGCCGCTGCAGAAAAACTGGCCGCGGAGCTTCGGGCATTACCACGAGAGGACTTCTTCGGTTTCCAGCCGATCAGCGTGAAACTGGATCTCGACTTCAAGAACTCACCCGGCTTTCGTTTTGCCGAAGGAGAGCTCAAAGGTATTCCCGTTCGCGTGGAACTGGGGCCCAAGGATCTGGAGAAACAGGCCTGCGTTGTGGCTCGCCGCGATATCCCTGGTAAAGAAGGCAAAACGATGGGAGTGCCGCTGACCGAAGCGGCTTCAAGAATCAGCAACTTATTGCGAGAGATTCAGGCAAACCTGTACAACAGAGCCAAAACATTCCGGGATGCGAATATCCGTAGCGCAGATAGTTACGAGCAGTTCAAGGAAATGATCGAACAGCCTGGTTTCATCTGGGCCCACTGGGATGGCACTCGGGAAACCGAGGATAAGATTTCCGAGGAAACCAAGGCCACGATCCGCTGTATTCCCTTCGACCGGCCACTGGAAGAAGGCACGTGCATGGTCACTGGCAATCCTTCCCAGGGTCGCGTTCTCTTTGCCCGATCCTATTAA
- a CDS encoding Gfo/Idh/MocA family protein gives MILKPDEKDNGKKNFYAVSQGINASLTEELAKQNLKPSMQPMEKFDEAELNRRGFLKTTLAAGAVLPVSAAVYFGYGAMEGKPVKAALIGAGDEGGVLLGEHNPAYIEFIACCDIRPSNKKRIIEGDPKVPLRKGFVLKYGREQADKIASSHMYDDYKEMLDKEKEIEAVVIALPLHLHAPVAIECMKRGKHVLCEKLMARTITACKDMIKTARETGKILSIGHQRHYSMLYAHALDIIKSGTLGDVKHIRALWHRNFTWDADVPKDPPPGITLPKFRDGWFPPPTKDDYEALKDSFSKYDYKSFEELIRWRLYNRTGGGLMAELGSHQLDACSIFLGKVKPLAVTGVGTHSFFGILGKNQNRNDRSIDDHVFTMFEFPGKNHPKGANKGTDEHDVVVVTYSSISTNGLEPYGETVMGSRGTMLVEGEKDVYVYKEPQPGGGAGGKGTAVSIAKAGDGKPVMAAASTWGGPAAAAVSSSVSGSDGPPVSRGYKEEMEDFAVCIRKWDGKIGYNQKDGKFEQRLPRCHGEVAMADAILALTANLSMGKRQRIEFDPAWFDYTKSDVPDKDVNLEG, from the coding sequence ATGATTTTAAAACCCGATGAAAAAGATAACGGCAAGAAGAATTTCTATGCCGTCAGTCAGGGGATCAATGCCTCGCTGACTGAAGAACTGGCCAAGCAAAACCTTAAGCCGAGTATGCAACCCATGGAAAAATTCGATGAAGCCGAATTGAATCGACGTGGCTTTTTAAAGACCACGCTTGCCGCCGGGGCCGTGCTGCCGGTTTCCGCAGCCGTCTACTTCGGTTACGGAGCCATGGAAGGTAAACCGGTGAAAGCCGCTCTGATCGGTGCCGGCGACGAAGGCGGCGTGCTTTTAGGCGAGCACAACCCGGCCTACATCGAATTCATCGCCTGCTGCGATATCCGGCCTTCGAATAAAAAGCGCATCATCGAAGGTGATCCCAAAGTTCCTTTGCGAAAAGGCTTCGTGCTGAAGTACGGCCGGGAGCAGGCGGACAAGATTGCTTCCTCGCACATGTACGACGATTACAAGGAAATGCTGGATAAAGAGAAGGAGATCGAAGCGGTCGTCATCGCTTTGCCTCTTCACCTGCATGCTCCCGTGGCCATCGAGTGCATGAAACGCGGCAAGCACGTCCTGTGCGAAAAGCTGATGGCTCGAACCATCACGGCCTGCAAAGACATGATCAAGACGGCCCGGGAAACCGGTAAGATTCTGTCAATCGGGCATCAGCGGCATTACAGCATGCTCTACGCTCACGCCCTGGACATCATCAAGTCCGGGACGCTGGGCGATGTTAAGCACATCCGGGCTTTGTGGCACCGCAACTTCACCTGGGATGCCGATGTCCCCAAGGATCCGCCCCCGGGTATTACCCTGCCGAAGTTCCGCGACGGCTGGTTCCCCCCACCCACAAAAGATGATTACGAAGCCCTGAAGGATTCCTTCAGCAAATACGATTACAAGAGCTTCGAAGAGTTGATTCGCTGGCGCTTGTACAACCGCACCGGCGGTGGTCTGATGGCCGAGTTGGGTAGTCACCAGCTCGACGCCTGCAGCATCTTCCTGGGTAAGGTGAAGCCCCTCGCAGTCACCGGCGTGGGAACCCACTCCTTCTTCGGCATACTCGGTAAAAATCAGAATCGCAACGACCGGTCAATCGACGACCATGTCTTCACGATGTTTGAATTTCCGGGAAAGAATCATCCCAAGGGAGCCAACAAAGGCACCGATGAACACGACGTCGTTGTCGTTACCTATTCTTCCATCAGCACAAACGGCCTGGAACCTTACGGTGAAACGGTGATGGGTTCCCGAGGAACGATGCTGGTCGAAGGGGAAAAAGACGTTTACGTTTACAAAGAGCCGCAACCGGGTGGGGGCGCCGGTGGCAAGGGCACGGCTGTTTCCATCGCCAAAGCGGGAGACGGCAAGCCGGTGATGGCCGCGGCATCGACCTGGGGTGGACCAGCGGCCGCCGCAGTATCTTCTTCCGTGTCCGGTTCGGATGGGCCGCCGGTATCGCGCGGTTACAAAGAAGAAATGGAAGACTTCGCCGTCTGCATCCGCAAGTGGGATGGTAAGATCGGTTACAACCAGAAGGATGGCAAGTTCGAACAGCGCCTGCCGCGTTGCCATGGAGAAGTGGCCATGGCCGATGCGATTCTGGCTCTGACTGCCAACCTGTCGATGGGCAAACGGCAGCGAATTGAATTCGATCCCGCCTGGTTTGATTACACCAAGTCCGATGTGCCCGATAAGGATGTCAATCTGGAAGGTTGA
- a CDS encoding DoxX family protein — protein sequence MMEQIQKLPLPVLYVGLGAFFLAPIIAGIMQRSTTVTFMLFLRLAIGWHFLFEGLHKIHSEHLGAIDGNRPFNSAAYFENSEGPLAPHLRKFIGDPDEKLLAKLKVEDDKPMSPDFLTKWSEYYTSKRAAGKISDSDKAKEAELKKAANDKAQELFDKLPEPNEAALPAGLIKDWTDYVAKFKAAYSTTDEENKAIDAKLKEAKANLYIWLNGTRDTKKASPGGGGTADVEEPTKNTITNYHKKLDALKDTFKLELETIGTDGRKGPAITALRGDIIKLRGELNKDLDEKTQELKDDLVKVLGKRADAQVTANLDKPRKDNLYWVNFATRWGVFSIGLGLLAGFFTRIACLGGIVFLLSTYLVDSPFPWLPSSPKSEGNYLFVNKNIIEMLALMVIASTPSGKWMGLDAFISKFKNWIQVLILLMGAGAFFWFVLWKQL from the coding sequence ATGATGGAACAAATCCAGAAGCTCCCCTTACCGGTCCTGTATGTGGGGCTGGGGGCTTTCTTTCTGGCCCCGATTATCGCTGGCATCATGCAGCGATCCACCACCGTCACCTTCATGCTTTTTTTGCGTTTGGCCATCGGCTGGCACTTTTTGTTCGAGGGCCTTCACAAAATCCATTCCGAACATCTGGGTGCGATCGACGGCAACCGCCCTTTCAACTCCGCCGCTTATTTCGAAAACTCCGAAGGGCCGCTGGCTCCCCACTTGCGTAAATTCATTGGTGATCCAGACGAGAAACTGCTTGCCAAGTTGAAAGTGGAAGACGACAAGCCGATGAGCCCCGACTTTCTGACCAAGTGGAGCGAATACTACACCAGCAAGCGGGCCGCCGGGAAAATCAGCGATTCCGATAAAGCCAAGGAAGCCGAACTGAAAAAAGCCGCCAACGACAAAGCACAAGAATTATTCGACAAACTTCCCGAACCGAACGAAGCCGCCCTGCCCGCCGGACTGATAAAAGATTGGACCGATTACGTCGCCAAATTCAAAGCGGCCTACTCGACAACGGACGAGGAAAACAAGGCGATTGATGCTAAATTGAAGGAGGCCAAAGCCAACCTTTACATCTGGCTCAACGGTACTCGCGACACCAAGAAAGCCAGTCCGGGGGGCGGCGGCACAGCGGATGTCGAGGAACCCACCAAGAATACGATCACAAATTATCACAAAAAATTGGATGCCTTGAAGGACACCTTTAAGCTGGAGTTGGAAACGATTGGAACAGATGGCCGAAAAGGGCCCGCGATCACGGCCCTCCGTGGCGATATCATCAAACTACGGGGTGAGTTGAACAAGGACCTGGATGAGAAGACCCAGGAATTGAAGGACGACCTAGTCAAAGTTCTCGGCAAGAGAGCGGATGCTCAGGTTACCGCCAACCTGGATAAACCCCGCAAGGACAATCTTTACTGGGTGAATTTTGCCACACGCTGGGGGGTGTTCAGCATCGGCCTCGGCTTGCTGGCGGGTTTCTTCACCCGGATTGCCTGCCTCGGAGGCATCGTTTTTCTGTTATCCACTTATCTGGTCGATTCGCCGTTCCCCTGGTTGCCGAGTTCGCCGAAGAGCGAAGGGAACTATCTGTTCGTGAACAAGAACATCATTGAAATGCTGGCCCTGATGGTGATCGCTTCCACCCCCAGCGGTAAGTGGATGGGCTTGGATGCCTTCATTTCCAAATTCAAAAATTGGATTCAAGTGCTCATTCTCCTGATGGGAGCGGGTGCCTTTTTCTGGTTCGTGCTTTGGAAGCAGCTGTAA
- a CDS encoding FAD:protein FMN transferase — MHRRNLFRAAELGDIFSAFGLSEELPPELTLIRASRQAMATLFEIFLPYSLPNSMQAADAAFDLIDEMEDQLTVYRNSSEVSKLNACAASEFIPVAPNLFELLVRCQKLHRETQGCFDPATGAMTRSWGFFAREGKVPETADRIQAMHNSGFRHLILDAEKQSVKFRKPGLELNFGGIGKGYALDRASALLRQNWGVNSALLHGGSSSIVATGYPAGQPLGWPIAVKHPWNPERILGTLFLRDVALGTSAATFQYFEYNGSRLGHILDPRKGWPAEGVASVSVMAANAADADALSTALFVMGLEESIEFGRTHPEISALILPDSPHAELISINLPSQWATFRPG; from the coding sequence ATGCATCGACGGAACCTTTTCCGGGCTGCGGAACTGGGGGATATCTTCTCGGCCTTCGGGCTGTCGGAGGAACTTCCGCCGGAGTTGACGCTGATTCGCGCCAGCCGGCAGGCCATGGCCACGCTGTTCGAAATATTTCTGCCCTACTCATTGCCCAATTCGATGCAGGCCGCCGATGCCGCGTTTGATCTGATCGATGAAATGGAAGATCAGTTGACCGTTTATCGGAACAGCAGCGAAGTTTCGAAACTCAATGCCTGCGCGGCCTCGGAATTCATCCCGGTCGCACCGAATCTTTTCGAGTTGCTGGTCCGCTGCCAGAAACTCCATCGGGAGACCCAGGGCTGCTTTGACCCGGCCACCGGAGCGATGACGCGAAGCTGGGGCTTTTTCGCCCGGGAGGGAAAAGTTCCTGAGACGGCGGATCGAATACAAGCCATGCACAATTCGGGATTTCGGCATCTGATTCTGGACGCCGAAAAGCAGAGCGTAAAATTCCGTAAACCTGGGCTGGAACTGAACTTCGGCGGAATCGGCAAAGGTTACGCGCTGGATCGAGCGAGTGCCCTTCTGCGACAGAACTGGGGGGTAAACTCTGCCTTGTTGCACGGGGGGTCGAGTAGTATTGTTGCTACGGGCTATCCGGCCGGACAGCCGTTGGGTTGGCCGATTGCCGTGAAACATCCTTGGAATCCCGAGCGAATACTTGGTACACTGTTTTTACGGGATGTGGCCCTGGGGACTTCAGCGGCCACATTTCAATACTTCGAGTATAATGGCAGTAGGCTCGGGCACATTCTGGACCCGCGTAAGGGTTGGCCCGCGGAGGGGGTAGCCTCAGTTAGCGTGATGGCGGCTAACGCGGCGGATGCGGATGCTCTCTCCACGGCACTTTTTGTGATGGGCCTGGAAGAATCGATAGAATTTGGTCGAACCCACCCGGAAATCTCCGCATTGATCCTTCCCGACTCCCCGCACGCCGAATTGATTTCGATTAATTTGCCCTCGCAGTGGGCGACTTTCCGACCCGGATGA
- a CDS encoding NUDIX hydrolase produces the protein MARETVHKGRKIEVQIDTHTAPNGQLIKRDVILHPGAVVILPVIDREHVCLLKNFRFVVNETLWEAPAGTLEPKEEWQHAAERELLEETGYKATQWTYLGYLFASPGVMNEKLHLYIAENLTQHEAQPEPDEQLEPITLTMDEALKMCFDGRIKDSKTVSILLMWDRLRNSR, from the coding sequence ATGGCACGTGAAACGGTCCATAAAGGCCGAAAAATCGAAGTCCAGATCGATACTCATACCGCTCCCAATGGTCAGCTCATCAAGCGCGATGTGATCCTGCATCCCGGGGCCGTTGTAATTCTACCCGTGATCGACCGGGAGCATGTCTGTCTTCTGAAGAACTTTCGATTTGTCGTGAACGAAACTTTATGGGAAGCCCCGGCCGGCACTCTGGAGCCGAAGGAAGAGTGGCAGCACGCCGCCGAAAGGGAATTGCTCGAAGAGACCGGCTACAAGGCGACCCAGTGGACCTACCTGGGTTATCTCTTTGCCTCTCCGGGGGTTATGAACGAAAAGCTTCATCTGTATATCGCCGAGAATCTAACCCAGCACGAAGCTCAGCCGGAACCGGACGAACAGCTGGAACCGATTACGCTCACGATGGACGAAGCGTTGAAGATGTGCTTCGATGGTCGTATCAAGGACTCGAAAACTGTATCTATACTCCTGATGTGGGATCGCCTCCGAAATTCGCGATGA
- a CDS encoding M24 family metallopeptidase: MSQVSNTSSKFERLNGKSSPITPNHANGPLLPTMHIEPTRRSDVDARQVELSKILVHAGCDWCLLFDPANISWITAGMQFYEWYPESEKPVIFVNLMNRSVICSTMDTQPLFDNDLDGLGFGVKEYPWHLGRDRYLEQLTMNRKVACDRPFKACIDISETLGQVRSTLSEFEQTRYRELGHILAHAVEATARNIQPGESEIEIAGQLGHRLVKRGLLPISLSVIADDRLKQHYRSLPTKATVNNRCLIHATASAHGLVATASRTVCFGKPDEELKVVYDQVCRLQSILRSRCKPGELVKTVLRVGQAFLLNTEYEHEWRKHSFGCRIGRSSMEGRLLHAGSDATFLEGQPIAWETTLGSYRIVETIIPQKTGEESITGPLEWPIRRVRLSDMTFSLPDYLVVP, translated from the coding sequence ATGAGCCAGGTTTCAAATACATCTTCGAAGTTCGAACGACTCAATGGCAAATCGTCGCCGATAACGCCGAACCATGCCAACGGGCCATTATTGCCCACAATGCACATTGAACCCACCCGACGAAGCGATGTCGATGCCCGGCAGGTGGAACTATCGAAAATCCTCGTGCACGCGGGATGCGATTGGTGCCTGCTCTTCGATCCGGCGAACATCAGCTGGATCACCGCCGGGATGCAGTTTTACGAGTGGTATCCCGAATCGGAAAAACCGGTGATCTTCGTCAATCTGATGAATCGCTCGGTGATCTGCTCGACAATGGATACGCAGCCCCTGTTCGATAACGATCTGGATGGGCTCGGTTTCGGCGTTAAGGAATATCCCTGGCATCTAGGTCGGGATCGCTATCTGGAACAGTTGACCATGAATCGCAAGGTGGCTTGCGATCGGCCGTTTAAAGCCTGTATCGATATTTCGGAAACGCTGGGGCAGGTGCGATCGACCCTCAGTGAGTTCGAGCAGACGCGGTATCGCGAACTCGGTCACATCCTCGCTCATGCCGTTGAAGCGACGGCTCGCAACATTCAACCGGGAGAATCCGAGATAGAAATTGCTGGCCAATTGGGGCATCGATTGGTCAAACGGGGATTATTGCCGATTTCACTTTCGGTGATAGCCGATGATCGCTTGAAACAGCATTATCGGAGTCTCCCCACGAAAGCGACTGTAAATAATCGATGTCTAATTCATGCCACCGCTTCAGCGCATGGTCTGGTGGCGACGGCCAGTCGCACAGTCTGCTTCGGCAAGCCCGATGAAGAGTTGAAAGTCGTTTACGATCAGGTCTGCCGCTTGCAATCGATCCTTCGATCCCGCTGTAAACCGGGGGAACTGGTGAAGACGGTACTTCGCGTCGGCCAGGCGTTTTTGCTGAATACCGAATACGAACATGAGTGGCGGAAGCACTCGTTCGGTTGTCGGATTGGTCGCAGCAGCATGGAAGGACGACTTTTGCATGCGGGCAGCGATGCGACGTTCCTGGAAGGACAACCGATAGCCTGGGAGACGACTTTGGGTTCGTATCGCATCGTGGAAACGATCATCCCTCAAAAGACCGGAGAAGAGTCGATCACTGGTCCGTTGGAATGGCCGATCCGCCGGGTGCGACTGTCGGACATGACCTTCAGCCTACCCGATTATCTCGTCGTTCCCTGA
- a CDS encoding M56 family metallopeptidase encodes MSELGIQIATAFFRIGAITVLALILAELLGRRSPRAAARCLTITSMILIALFCYSLLQPFDLVQWQTAIAEKAVNSPEQPLPSATLSSTKGTESGPGLDLLALLSKLQIDAPLPAPSRTWQKVWLALCCLYIGAGLIAGTKLLLAYRSIRKLQRNSQPIFDAELLTTAHRLQAKLNISSEIGYRTSAEVGLAATVGWWKPMIYLAPTWNSWTVEELSAVLTHELVHIAHKDFLSLTLAHICETLNVLQPLSKFLTQRLRWMQELAADQRASLCLANREGYIRSLAGLALHQTEGVSLRFSPISAITGGLLVRRIEMLLKGNNVQPVSSKWRVLSIGLLILAALFSTSIGSQARDTKVSNKRGAELSPFITKYLAPDALGFIAVRPSIWLQEPGAEEFSKRVMAVFAEGLKRAGLEFPKSILDNGVEQLVIQFNIKSYEAPNEDDHHHSLLNNNFVIRMQNKVDWLPALKSMARLMKSELQERTFNDVKLYQLVEKNDSGKITYTYTFLFPDDRTLVSLYPSSQDPEKLKNYMNSLGTVNPFEGKFSDFAQAGIALGLHDQKNEFEKMFTPGVDARMKPFNGIRLCLGTSPGEGVPLHLVVQATDEQQTKNVVTLLKSLPLLAKPFVEKLSGNATVPEDMRSVAKQFLNDIAESAKISSEKNVIECEATTKVRVGDYLSCKSILNALELLPK; translated from the coding sequence ATGAGCGAACTGGGAATTCAAATCGCTACAGCCTTCTTTCGCATTGGTGCGATTACTGTGCTTGCCCTGATTCTGGCGGAATTGCTGGGAAGGCGGTCTCCCCGAGCGGCCGCACGCTGCCTGACCATCACCAGCATGATTCTCATCGCCCTTTTCTGCTACTCCCTGTTGCAACCGTTCGATCTGGTTCAATGGCAAACTGCTATAGCTGAAAAGGCTGTAAACTCCCCAGAGCAGCCGCTGCCATCGGCCACTTTGTCATCCACTAAAGGCACAGAAAGCGGTCCTGGTTTAGATCTTTTGGCATTGCTATCAAAATTGCAAATCGATGCGCCCCTGCCTGCTCCTTCACGGACTTGGCAAAAGGTCTGGCTGGCTTTGTGTTGCCTCTACATCGGGGCCGGGTTGATAGCTGGTACCAAACTCCTGCTCGCCTACCGCTCCATCCGAAAGTTGCAGCGCAACAGCCAGCCAATTTTCGACGCCGAGTTGTTGACAACAGCTCACAGGCTTCAAGCGAAGTTGAATATTAGCTCGGAAATTGGCTATCGAACTTCCGCGGAAGTCGGCTTGGCCGCGACCGTCGGCTGGTGGAAACCGATGATCTATCTGGCCCCCACCTGGAATAGCTGGACTGTAGAAGAACTGTCAGCAGTCCTCACTCATGAACTCGTTCACATTGCGCATAAGGACTTCCTTTCGTTGACATTAGCCCACATTTGCGAAACTTTGAATGTGCTCCAGCCGCTCTCGAAGTTTTTAACTCAGCGCCTGCGCTGGATGCAGGAATTGGCCGCCGATCAACGAGCGAGTCTGTGTTTGGCCAACCGCGAAGGGTATATCCGTTCGCTGGCGGGCCTGGCCCTTCACCAAACCGAAGGGGTGTCCCTTCGATTCAGTCCCATATCCGCCATTACCGGCGGCTTACTTGTTAGGAGGATAGAAATGTTGCTTAAAGGAAATAATGTCCAACCCGTTTCATCGAAATGGCGAGTTTTGAGTATCGGCCTGTTAATACTGGCCGCCCTGTTCTCAACCAGTATTGGTAGTCAGGCTCGCGATACGAAGGTATCGAACAAGCGGGGAGCGGAATTGTCCCCGTTCATCACGAAATATCTGGCGCCCGATGCGCTGGGCTTTATAGCGGTGCGACCTTCGATCTGGTTGCAGGAACCGGGTGCCGAGGAATTCTCCAAAAGAGTGATGGCCGTGTTTGCGGAGGGGCTCAAAAGAGCGGGTTTAGAATTCCCGAAATCGATTCTCGATAACGGGGTAGAACAACTCGTCATTCAGTTCAACATTAAAAGTTATGAAGCTCCAAATGAAGACGATCATCACCATTCTTTGTTAAACAACAACTTCGTTATTCGTATGCAGAACAAGGTGGATTGGTTGCCCGCACTCAAATCCATGGCCCGATTAATGAAAAGTGAATTGCAAGAGCGTACTTTCAACGACGTGAAACTTTACCAGCTTGTCGAGAAGAACGATTCCGGCAAGATCACCTATACTTACACATTTTTATTTCCGGATGATCGAACCCTGGTAAGCCTTTATCCGTCCAGTCAGGATCCCGAAAAGCTGAAAAACTACATGAACTCACTCGGGACTGTGAACCCTTTTGAAGGCAAGTTTAGCGATTTCGCACAGGCGGGCATTGCGCTGGGTCTTCATGATCAAAAAAATGAATTCGAGAAAATGTTCACGCCGGGCGTTGATGCTCGAATGAAACCTTTCAACGGCATTCGATTGTGCCTCGGAACCAGTCCGGGGGAAGGTGTCCCCTTACACTTAGTGGTTCAGGCGACAGATGAACAGCAGACGAAAAATGTCGTCACGCTGCTAAAAAGCCTTCCGCTATTGGCTAAACCGTTTGTTGAAAAACTAAGCGGGAATGCGACGGTCCCCGAAGACATGCGGTCGGTGGCCAAGCAATTCCTGAATGATATTGCCGAATCGGCCAAGATCAGCTCCGAGAAAAATGTCATCGAATGCGAAGCGACCACCAAGGTCCGAGTCGGCGATTACCTGAGCTGTAAGAGTATTTTGAATGCTCTGGAGCTCCTGCCAAAGTAA
- a CDS encoding BlaI/MecI/CopY family transcriptional regulator, producing the protein MSRPAAKELTERELEVMHIFWEQGAMTAASAREQLSQKQRDLTYTTVATLVRILHEKGFLIQKNDERPFVYEASQPYETVSKRLLNDVIDRVFRGSREKLLVSLIDQKKLSPQERAFLESLLKEGGS; encoded by the coding sequence ATGTCGCGACCGGCGGCGAAAGAATTAACGGAACGCGAACTGGAAGTGATGCACATCTTCTGGGAACAGGGTGCGATGACGGCGGCCAGTGCCCGCGAACAACTCTCGCAGAAGCAGCGAGACTTAACTTATACCACAGTGGCGACCCTGGTTCGAATTCTGCATGAAAAAGGCTTTTTGATTCAAAAAAACGATGAACGCCCGTTTGTTTACGAAGCGTCCCAGCCCTATGAAACCGTGTCTAAACGGTTGCTCAATGATGTCATCGATCGCGTTTTTCGAGGATCTCGAGAAAAGTTATTGGTAAGTTTGATCGACCAGAAAAAGCTCTCCCCCCAGGAACGAGCTTTTCTGGAATCGCTTTTGAAGGAGGGTGGATCATGA